TTTAATTATCCCGATGGAAAAGAAATTTTGAAAAATATAAATCTAGAAATTAGTCCGGGTGAAAGAATTGCTTTAACAGGACCATCAGGTGTTGGAAAAACCACCTTGATTAGTTTAATCCCTAGGTTTTATGACCCAGTAAGTGGAACTATTGAAATTGATAAAACTGACATTAAAACAATAGACATACATTTCCTTAGATCTCAAATTTCTTTAGTAACCCAAGAGCAAATATTATTTAACACATCAATTAAAGAAAATATATTATTTGGTAGAAGTAACTCTACAGAAAAAGAAATGTTTGAAGCTGCAAGAAAAGCCCATGTAATTGAATTTGTAGAAAAAATGCATGATGGATTTAATACTCCTGTTGGTGAAAATGGAAATAAACTTTCAGGAGGACAAAGACAAAGAATTGCCCTTGCAAGAGCATTTTTAAAAAACGCACCAATATTAATCTTAGATGAACCAACAAGTCATCTTGATAGTGAATCTGAAAAATATATCCAAGATGCAATTAATGAACTTGTAAAAAACAGAACAGTAATTATAATTGCTCACAGACAATCAACAATCAACAATGCAGATAGAGTTATTACATTAGAGAATGGTGAAATTATGTGTAGGTCAACGGTTTATGCTTCCTAAAGTCTCCAAAGACATATACTAAACCACCTACAACACTCATCACCAGTAAGATGATTAACCAACAAATACTAAAAGCTAGTCCTTGATCAGTTTTTATATTAACCTTAGTTAAAAAATAAATGTAAGTTCCTTCCCTTATGCCTAGACCGTTTAAGCTTGGTATCATAAAACCAGCAATTGTTGTTAATGGATAAAAAACACAGTAATAGCTAAGCGGTATTTTTATACTTAGAGACATTGCAATAAATATATGGCATAAGACAACAAAAAATTGTAAAAGCAAGGACAGTATAAAGACTTTAATGGTTAATCTTAAATCATTCCAATAAACAATTACTGGTTCAATGATGTTTTTATAAATCCAATTGGTTTTTCCAAAGATCAAATTATTGATTTGAGGAAGAAAAGGTATTAAAAAGATAGTAACAAGTGAACCAATATGAGAAAAAATAATCAATTGACTAGGTACTTGCCATGTTGATTTATTAACAATATTTAAATCTCTTAATATAAATGCAATAGATGCTGCCCAAAACAAAACAATTATGCCTGTATAACGCTCATAAACAATACATGCCGCAGCTTTTGCTAATGGTATATGTGAACCTCTTTTTAAATAATAGCCCCTTAAAGCATCGCCACCAAAGGTAGTAGGTAAAAAATTATTAAAAAAAGCTCCAACAAAGTTAAGTTGTAATAATTGCAGATAACTTTTTTGAAACCCTAAAACATGAGATGAGAAATAAAATCTAACAGCAGCAATCATAACAGTAATAAGATAAGAACTTATAGCTAAAGAAAAATAAACAGGGTTTACCTTAAGGAGATACTTAACTGCAGTATGAATATCTACTTTGCCAAACTTAATTAAAAATACAATTGCTAGAATACTAACTGAAATTCTTAAAGCATTTTTAATTAATTGACTTTTCTTAGATTTATGGTCAGTCATTTAAATATGTTTTTCAACTGCAGAAGATAAGGTGGTTTTTGGTACTGCGCCAACTACTTGTTCAACTGGCTGACCATTTTTAAAAACCATCAAGCTTGGAATACCACTTATTCTATAAGACTGAGCTGTTTTAGGATTTTCATCTGTGTTTAGCTTTAAAACTTTTAACTTACCAGAATAATCTTTGGCAATTTCTTCAACAACTGGTGCAACTGCCTTACATGGCCCACACCAAGGTGCCCAGAAATCTACTAAAACTGGTATT
This region of Candidatus Melainabacteria bacterium genomic DNA includes:
- the trxA gene encoding thioredoxin; translation: MSNLGEVTDATFEAEVLKSPIPVLVDFWAPWCGPCKAVAPVVEEIAKDYSGKLKVLKLNTDENPKTAQSYRISGIPSLMVFKNGQPVEQVVGAVPKTTLSSAVEKHI
- a CDS encoding flippase-like domain-containing protein, yielding MTDHKSKKSQLIKNALRISVSILAIVFLIKFGKVDIHTAVKYLLKVNPVYFSLAISSYLITVMIAAVRFYFSSHVLGFQKSYLQLLQLNFVGAFFNNFLPTTFGGDALRGYYLKRGSHIPLAKAAACIVYERYTGIIVLFWAASIAFILRDLNIVNKSTWQVPSQLIIFSHIGSLVTIFLIPFLPQINNLIFGKTNWIYKNIIEPVIVYWNDLRLTIKVFILSLLLQFFVVLCHIFIAMSLSIKIPLSYYCVFYPLTTIAGFMIPSLNGLGIREGTYIYFLTKVNIKTDQGLAFSICWLIILLVMSVVGGLVYVFGDFRKHKPLTYT